A stretch of Candidatus Vicinibacter affinis DNA encodes these proteins:
- a CDS encoding nitronate monooxygenase yields METRLTMMLGIQFPVIMAPMFLVSNVAMVKSAIEGGITGVIPALNFRNDQDFRLALDELKSTNKPYGINLIVNRSNYKLPQQLKTCLEYQVPFIITSLGSPSSVIAACRPLGIKVFCDVSDMEYAHKAAALRPDALIAVNNQAGGHCGILKPEDFIPQLTKAFPDIPIISAGGVGNAEGIKKMLSLGACGVSVGTPFIASVESPVSVEYKNACVEYSSKDIVKTTKLSGVPCTVINTPYVQKIGTRQNWLERILSQNKTLKKWFKILVYRQGMNKLSKAAFSASYQNVWCAGPTIDFIHDILPVKEIIHRMVKGL; encoded by the coding sequence ATGGAAACCAGACTTACCATGATGCTCGGAATCCAATTCCCGGTTATAATGGCACCCATGTTTTTAGTGTCTAATGTGGCTATGGTGAAGTCCGCAATTGAAGGAGGAATTACCGGGGTTATACCAGCACTCAATTTTCGAAACGATCAAGATTTTCGACTTGCCTTAGATGAATTAAAATCCACCAATAAACCGTATGGCATAAATCTGATTGTAAACCGGTCTAATTATAAACTTCCCCAACAACTTAAGACTTGTCTTGAATACCAAGTCCCTTTCATCATTACTTCACTTGGAAGTCCCTCTTCTGTTATTGCTGCTTGCCGACCATTGGGCATCAAAGTTTTTTGTGATGTATCAGACATGGAATATGCTCATAAAGCGGCTGCTTTACGTCCTGATGCACTCATCGCTGTGAATAACCAAGCAGGGGGACATTGCGGAATTTTGAAACCTGAAGATTTTATTCCTCAACTGACCAAAGCCTTTCCTGACATTCCCATCATCAGTGCAGGAGGTGTTGGAAATGCAGAAGGCATAAAAAAAATGTTGTCTCTGGGGGCCTGTGGTGTTTCAGTGGGCACCCCATTTATCGCCTCAGTCGAGTCTCCTGTCAGTGTTGAATACAAAAATGCCTGCGTCGAATACAGCTCCAAAGATATTGTTAAAACCACAAAACTGAGCGGGGTGCCTTGCACTGTCATCAATACCCCCTATGTCCAAAAAATTGGAACACGTCAAAACTGGTTGGAGCGAATTTTGAGTCAAAATAAGACTTTAAAAAAATGGTTCAAGATTCTTGTCTACAGACAGGGTATGAATAAATTATCCAAAGCTGCATTTTCTGCAAGTTACCAAAATGTCTGGTGTGCCGGTCCTACCATTGATTTCATCCACGATATTTTGCCGGTTAAGGAAATCATCCACAGAATGGTTAAAGGCTTATAA
- a CDS encoding PQQ-dependent sugar dehydrogenase: MIRFIIGMLLLIHPLVSVFSQNAIKLTKLTGGLSIPVYLCHAGDDRLFVLEKAGKIRILNNGVLSPIPFLDLVSKVNARGNEQGLLGLAFHPDYKTNGLFYVNYINKISVGQTVIAEYKVMPNNPNKADSLSERILLTIDQPFSNHNGGCMHFGKDGYLYIGMGDGGNGGDPQNHGQNPKSLLGKMLRIEIGTSSTYQIPSSNPFVNDPNVLDEIWALGVRNPWRFSFDKLTGDLWIGDVGQGNWEEVDFEESGSGGGRNYGWRCYEGNKDFNTSGCSPKNTITFPVHEYFSDENNLGCSVTGGYVYRGNKYPSLYGTYIYGDYCSGYIWGIDQKPGRIFENKTLYKFNRSQISSFGEGVDGELYLIAIAEGAVYRIGDTCNLPAVQFTVKNPICADSKDGQIIIANQNPSFSYLWNTGDSSAVLDGLGAGNYSVTLSDGLCRVEGTIELKSPKPDTACLTPIFVNEICENDSAVLIACDAITAASYIWKKDSIIIRDKDSKRIYVNASGNYSVQFIDTNGCISFSSGEIEIIVHPVPDKPLIIQIGDTLFAPSGYNSYRWFLNEQLLGGSTNNQWIVTQKGSYRVSVVDTNNCESLLSDPLFVVPLSINELNEKSILLFSYGDNHHFICQLKSGLDFPLIYHLLDATGKPIKPEVKLLEAVQHFYFEMQQEPSGIYFLNVVDRNGKLLGSVKVLRN, translated from the coding sequence ATGATAAGATTTATTATTGGAATGCTCTTACTGATACATCCTTTGGTTTCTGTTTTTTCACAAAATGCAATCAAGCTTACCAAATTAACAGGCGGACTTTCAATTCCGGTGTACTTGTGTCATGCCGGCGACGACCGGCTTTTCGTCCTCGAGAAAGCAGGAAAAATTAGAATTCTGAACAACGGTGTGCTTTCACCAATTCCATTTTTAGACTTAGTAAGTAAAGTAAACGCCCGTGGCAACGAACAAGGTTTACTGGGATTGGCATTTCACCCCGACTATAAAACTAATGGTTTGTTCTATGTGAATTACATCAATAAAATTTCAGTTGGACAAACAGTGATTGCTGAGTACAAAGTAATGCCAAATAACCCCAACAAGGCGGATAGCTTAAGTGAACGCATTTTGTTGACCATTGATCAGCCCTTTTCAAACCACAACGGAGGATGTATGCATTTTGGAAAAGATGGCTACCTATACATTGGAATGGGCGATGGTGGCAATGGTGGAGATCCTCAAAATCATGGTCAGAATCCCAAAAGTTTGTTGGGCAAAATGTTGAGAATTGAAATTGGAACAAGTTCAACTTATCAGATTCCATCAAGCAATCCTTTCGTGAATGATCCAAATGTTTTGGATGAAATATGGGCGCTAGGTGTTCGGAATCCCTGGAGATTTAGTTTTGATAAATTGACCGGAGATCTGTGGATTGGTGATGTTGGTCAGGGCAACTGGGAAGAAGTTGATTTTGAAGAAAGTGGTTCAGGAGGTGGTAGAAATTATGGGTGGAGATGTTATGAAGGAAATAAAGATTTCAATACAAGTGGATGCAGTCCAAAAAACACCATAACTTTTCCGGTGCATGAATATTTTTCAGATGAAAACAATTTGGGCTGTTCTGTGACGGGAGGTTATGTTTATCGTGGCAATAAGTATCCTTCTCTGTATGGTACCTATATTTATGGAGATTATTGCAGCGGATACATTTGGGGAATTGACCAAAAACCGGGAAGAATTTTTGAAAACAAAACGCTTTATAAGTTTAACAGAAGTCAAATTTCATCCTTTGGAGAAGGGGTGGATGGTGAATTATATTTGATTGCAATAGCAGAAGGTGCTGTCTATAGAATTGGGGATACTTGCAATTTACCTGCGGTACAATTTACTGTCAAGAATCCGATTTGTGCAGACAGTAAGGATGGGCAAATTATTATTGCCAATCAGAATCCTTCATTTTCATATTTATGGAATACAGGTGACAGCAGTGCAGTGCTGGATGGTCTTGGTGCAGGAAACTATTCAGTAACATTATCAGATGGTCTCTGCAGGGTAGAGGGGACCATAGAACTTAAAAGCCCAAAACCGGATACTGCATGCCTTACGCCAATTTTTGTCAATGAAATATGCGAGAACGATTCTGCTGTTTTGATTGCGTGTGATGCAATAACTGCTGCCAGTTATATATGGAAAAAGGACAGCATAATTATAAGAGACAAGGACAGTAAAAGAATTTACGTGAATGCTTCCGGAAATTATTCAGTCCAATTTATAGACACCAACGGATGCATCTCTTTTTCATCCGGAGAAATAGAAATTATTGTACATCCTGTTCCGGACAAACCTTTAATTATTCAGATCGGCGATACTTTATTTGCCCCCTCAGGTTATAATTCTTACCGTTGGTTCCTGAACGAACAACTGCTCGGAGGAAGTACGAACAATCAATGGATTGTAACTCAGAAAGGAAGTTATCGTGTGAGTGTAGTCGATACCAACAATTGTGAATCTTTGCTTTCTGATCCGTTGTTTGTTGTTCCATTGAGTATAAATGAATTGAATGAAAAGTCAATTTTATTATTTTCCTATGGTGACAATCATCATTTTATTTGTCAACTAAAATCAGGCCTTGATTTTCCGCTTATATACCATTTATTGGATGCCACCGGAAAGCCAATAAAACCCGAAGTTAAATTGCTTGAAGCGGTGCAACATTTTTATTTTGAGATGCAACAGGAGCCCTCAGGGATTTATTTTCTCAATGTTGTGGATCGTAATGGCAAACTACTGGGAAGTGTGAAAGTGTTAAGGAATTAA
- a CDS encoding T9SS type A sorting domain-containing protein, whose product MSILFYLVSFFTVTVASVQPSPATCACSRMADSLVLVKLFESTNGANWSIKWNFNQGIENWYGINLDGMGCVRNISLSDNNLKGNLPPELGLLTNLKVLNLFNNQLTGTIPVSLGGLSLLEELNLENNQFTGSIPSSFSGLFSLKLASFSSNNLSGNFPLVLTDITTLNQLRLSDNFFTGTIPPGISKWNQINLIDFSNNQFSGNLPPNISLIRTLKELYLSNNNFSGELPGSMSLLTNLRNIWLNNNQFSGLVPDLTLAPLLSLRLEYNHFADIPDYSGLRTWGNSEPFGLVIHHNNFTFEDLIPLQKLPKNFYFDFKPQNPIPLDSIIFVPKAANFNIRLFTDPQILDNNYKWFKDTAVVFITNQNYYPLINMMEEDEGYYSGSVTNNAIAEFDIKISKTRVVFTLPGRCDNPPSGRFCEEAPHFCNTQDLHNYCGSFRSPDTSNQNKFICDSTGSLENPVWISFTAPTDSIVLEIFPMACEEINVNGEPFNGLQAAIYKACEFTGDRILYCESECRNGPFLLGGGGFVKGDRYLLLLDGCKGNFCNYLVKVVKGKANLNLSITGGVSGIRAFCPDTLEHLFSISPVFGATSYSWYLNDTLNQVTSDTVVRLKNLNSGIFKIAARATNECDTTDEIFTTFQIFPKLIVASKEIKKFFNDSVFQVNFTIQGGTKPYKVNKGSGVIDSISGKFVSDFILCNSSYQIEIIDRRGCITQISGFENCNCTSSAGNLPNDTMRLCESQNLIGKTLGNEKKDSGDAAIFILYTNFQNPVGSIVKTSKNGVFPFDPINFKFNTPYYLAHAISRTNSQGNINLLHPCLNLSNSQVIYFFPRPIVSAGGDRTFCGLAGNLNASGNFVKGNWRLVSGPGNAAIQNKDSSFSIVRVDTLGTYTFAFDGQSLYCPRTDEVKMQFLDSIKFSIMGAPFHCAGQITNLDAGIGFNSYSWSNGDTTRIVKVTMPGNYCVTITDANGCAGVSCLEVVPSIAPEATLSAPDSLCTGVAGMIRVNENFSSYIWSTGSNNQVLQIDSGGIYCVTVTAENGCKDTSCVQVTALPRTLKVLSDSACYDTDYVFGSKPYKVPGNYEIIYPGAGKAGCDSIIRLNLSSYPLIEIQDSLIKHDKGTGNGSISVTLKGGVGAYRYLWNTGDRTSSINNLLSGTYVLTVRDEKNCVRIFRFTVRLETSTVDISSDNELIVFPNPSGLGQEIYWQSNVPFSQAEIEVFKPDGSLIYAERFLQVHELTTYLLNNKFNSGIYLLRLKSTDGYRRIKKLVILNR is encoded by the coding sequence ATGTCAATTCTCTTTTATCTGGTCAGCTTTTTTACTGTGACCGTTGCTTCAGTACAACCTTCTCCAGCCACTTGTGCCTGCAGCAGGATGGCAGACTCACTTGTGTTGGTGAAATTATTTGAATCTACCAATGGCGCAAACTGGAGCATCAAATGGAATTTTAATCAGGGAATCGAAAATTGGTATGGCATTAATTTGGACGGGATGGGTTGTGTCAGAAACATTAGTTTGAGCGACAACAACCTGAAAGGTAACCTTCCTCCTGAATTGGGCTTGCTGACCAATCTGAAAGTACTAAACCTATTCAACAATCAATTGACAGGAACTATTCCGGTCAGTCTGGGAGGATTAAGTCTGCTTGAAGAATTGAATTTAGAAAATAACCAATTCACCGGATCCATCCCATCCAGTTTTTCCGGATTATTTTCACTCAAGCTGGCGTCTTTTTCCAGCAATAATTTATCAGGAAATTTCCCTTTGGTACTCACAGACATCACAACTTTAAATCAATTGCGGTTGTCCGATAATTTTTTTACGGGAACTATTCCGCCTGGTATTTCTAAATGGAATCAAATTAATTTAATTGATTTCAGCAATAATCAGTTTTCCGGAAATTTACCACCAAACATTAGTTTGATTAGAACCTTAAAGGAATTATACCTCTCCAATAATAATTTTAGCGGAGAACTGCCGGGGTCTATGTCTCTGCTCACAAACCTTCGTAATATTTGGTTAAATAACAACCAATTTTCCGGATTGGTCCCGGATCTGACCCTCGCTCCGTTATTAAGCCTGCGGTTGGAATACAACCACTTTGCGGACATTCCGGATTACAGTGGTTTACGCACATGGGGGAATAGTGAACCTTTTGGATTGGTGATCCATCACAACAATTTTACTTTTGAGGATCTGATTCCATTGCAGAAATTACCAAAGAATTTTTACTTCGATTTTAAACCTCAGAATCCGATTCCTTTGGATTCAATCATTTTTGTTCCTAAGGCAGCAAATTTCAATATCAGATTGTTTACCGACCCACAAATTCTGGATAATAATTACAAATGGTTTAAGGATACAGCGGTCGTATTTATCACCAATCAGAATTATTATCCATTAATTAACATGATGGAAGAAGATGAGGGGTATTACTCAGGATCTGTAACCAACAATGCCATCGCAGAATTTGATATAAAAATATCAAAAACACGAGTAGTATTTACACTCCCTGGCAGATGTGACAATCCCCCAAGTGGTAGATTTTGTGAGGAGGCACCACATTTTTGCAATACACAGGATTTACACAATTATTGTGGAAGTTTCCGTTCTCCGGATACCAGCAACCAAAATAAATTTATTTGCGACAGCACCGGTAGCTTGGAGAATCCTGTTTGGATTTCTTTCACGGCTCCAACGGACAGCATTGTATTGGAAATATTTCCCATGGCCTGCGAAGAAATCAACGTGAACGGAGAACCATTCAATGGACTTCAGGCAGCTATATACAAGGCCTGTGAATTCACTGGTGACAGAATACTGTATTGTGAGTCCGAGTGCCGAAACGGGCCATTTCTTCTCGGAGGAGGGGGCTTCGTAAAAGGGGACCGATACCTTTTGCTGTTAGATGGTTGTAAGGGTAATTTTTGCAATTATCTTGTGAAAGTAGTTAAAGGAAAAGCAAATCTAAACTTAAGCATTACAGGAGGTGTATCCGGCATCAGAGCATTTTGCCCCGATACACTTGAACATTTGTTTTCCATCAGTCCGGTGTTTGGTGCAACTTCATATAGTTGGTACCTGAATGATACTTTAAATCAAGTCACTTCTGACACTGTTGTTCGGCTAAAAAATCTAAATTCAGGTATCTTTAAAATTGCAGCACGAGCTACCAATGAATGCGATACTACAGATGAAATATTTACAACATTTCAGATATTCCCTAAGTTGATCGTAGCATCCAAAGAAATTAAAAAGTTTTTTAATGATTCAGTTTTTCAGGTGAATTTTACCATTCAGGGTGGGACCAAGCCATATAAAGTGAACAAAGGCTCTGGCGTGATAGACAGTATTTCCGGAAAGTTTGTTTCGGATTTTATTTTATGCAATTCATCTTATCAAATTGAAATTATTGACCGGAGAGGATGTATCACTCAAATCTCAGGATTTGAAAATTGCAACTGCACTTCTTCAGCTGGTAATTTACCAAATGACACCATGAGATTGTGTGAAAGTCAAAACCTTATTGGGAAAACACTTGGTAATGAGAAAAAGGATTCTGGTGATGCTGCAATTTTTATTTTGTATACTAATTTTCAAAATCCAGTTGGAAGTATCGTAAAGACAAGTAAAAATGGAGTTTTCCCTTTTGATCCGATCAACTTTAAATTCAACACTCCTTATTACCTCGCTCATGCAATAAGCCGAACAAATAGTCAGGGAAATATTAATCTGCTTCATCCATGTTTGAATTTGTCTAACTCCCAGGTAATTTATTTTTTCCCAAGACCAATTGTATCAGCAGGTGGGGATAGAACTTTCTGTGGACTTGCTGGAAATTTAAATGCAAGTGGCAATTTTGTCAAGGGTAACTGGCGTTTAGTTTCTGGTCCGGGAAATGCTGCTATTCAAAATAAAGACAGCTCTTTTTCTATTGTAAGGGTAGATACTCTTGGTACCTATACTTTTGCATTTGATGGTCAAAGCCTCTATTGCCCTCGGACTGACGAAGTCAAAATGCAATTCCTCGATTCAATTAAGTTTAGTATCATGGGAGCTCCTTTCCATTGCGCAGGGCAGATAACTAATTTAGATGCGGGGATTGGTTTTAATTCTTATTCCTGGTCAAATGGAGACACTACAAGAATTGTAAAGGTTACCATGCCGGGTAATTATTGTGTAACAATTACTGACGCCAATGGATGTGCAGGTGTATCATGTCTGGAAGTAGTTCCATCCATTGCACCTGAAGCAACTTTAAGTGCACCTGATTCGCTGTGTACAGGTGTTGCCGGTATGATACGTGTAAATGAAAATTTTTCATCTTACATCTGGAGTACCGGAAGTAATAATCAAGTCCTGCAAATTGACTCAGGAGGAATTTATTGCGTAACCGTCACTGCAGAGAATGGTTGTAAGGATACTTCTTGTGTGCAAGTCACCGCTTTACCAAGGACTTTAAAAGTATTGTCAGATTCCGCTTGTTATGATACCGATTATGTATTTGGTTCAAAACCTTACAAAGTTCCGGGCAATTATGAAATAATCTATCCCGGTGCAGGGAAAGCAGGTTGTGACAGCATCATACGTTTAAATCTGTCTTCATACCCCTTGATTGAAATTCAAGACTCCCTCATTAAACATGACAAGGGCACAGGAAATGGATCTATCTCTGTAACACTCAAGGGTGGAGTGGGTGCTTATCGCTATTTGTGGAATACCGGAGATCGAACTTCCAGCATTAACAATCTACTTTCCGGAACCTATGTACTTACTGTCAGGGATGAGAAAAATTGCGTTCGAATTTTTAGATTTACAGTTCGTTTAGAAACTTCTACTGTTGATATTTCAAGTGATAACGAATTGATCGTTTTCCCAAATCCATCAGGTCTTGGTCAGGAAATTTATTGGCAATCTAATGTTCCTTTTTCTCAAGCAGAAATTGAAGTTTTCAAACCGGATGGTTCTTTAATTTATGCAGAGAGATTTTTACAAGTTCATGAATTAACCACTTACCTCCTAAATAATAAATTTAATTCTGGGATTTATCTGTTGCGGTTGAAATCAACTGACGGATATCGTAGAATAAAAAAACTGGTGATTTTAAATAGATAA
- the murB gene encoding UDP-N-acetylmuramate dehydrogenase, which yields MPTAISLKEFNSFQLESYGKEIHFIKSESDLIPFFGRNPNDYYILGEGSNVLMMSEINKVILKNDIRGIEIIHESPEDVTLRIGAGENWHEFVLWALAHNYFGIENLSLIPGSVGAAPVQNIGAYGAELSEVFVRLEGLHLKDGKKMSLNKIGCALGYRDSIFKHDLKGFFFISYIHLKLSKIPRPRIDYGDLKNYFASKGTLNPTPEEISLAVIEIRKNKLPDPKILGNSGSFFKNKIITPSEFEALQGRFPDMPFYAQENGDYKIPSAWLIETCGFKGKKSGDVGCHDKQALVLINYGTAKGEQILAFSEEIMQAVLQRFGIQLEREVNILS from the coding sequence ATGCCAACTGCAATTTCTTTGAAAGAATTTAACTCCTTTCAGCTAGAATCCTACGGAAAAGAAATCCACTTTATAAAATCTGAATCAGACTTGATTCCATTCTTTGGAAGAAATCCAAATGATTACTACATCCTCGGAGAAGGAAGTAACGTATTGATGATGTCAGAAATTAATAAAGTAATCTTAAAAAATGATATAAGAGGAATCGAAATTATTCACGAAAGTCCTGAAGATGTAACCTTACGCATTGGGGCAGGAGAAAATTGGCACGAATTTGTTCTGTGGGCCCTTGCGCATAATTACTTTGGGATTGAAAATCTGAGCCTGATACCAGGCAGTGTTGGCGCAGCACCGGTCCAGAATATTGGTGCTTATGGTGCGGAATTATCAGAAGTGTTTGTGCGTTTGGAGGGACTTCATCTGAAGGACGGAAAAAAAATGTCCTTAAATAAAATTGGTTGCGCATTGGGTTATCGGGACAGCATTTTTAAACATGATTTAAAAGGATTTTTTTTCATCAGTTACATACATTTAAAGCTCTCAAAAATTCCAAGGCCAAGGATTGATTATGGTGATTTAAAAAATTATTTTGCATCGAAAGGTACCCTAAATCCTACCCCTGAAGAGATAAGTCTTGCAGTCATTGAGATAAGGAAGAATAAATTGCCTGATCCCAAAATACTCGGAAACTCCGGAAGTTTTTTTAAGAATAAAATAATCACCCCATCTGAATTTGAAGCCCTTCAGGGACGTTTTCCCGATATGCCTTTCTATGCACAGGAAAACGGTGATTATAAGATTCCGAGCGCATGGTTGATTGAAACTTGTGGTTTTAAAGGAAAGAAATCAGGAGACGTTGGGTGTCATGACAAGCAGGCGCTCGTTTTAATAAACTATGGCACTGCCAAAGGGGAACAGATTTTAGCATTTTCAGAGGAGATTATGCAGGCTGTTTTGCAACGATTTGGAATTCAACTGGAAAGAGAAGTAAACATTTTATCCTAA
- a CDS encoding ATP-binding cassette domain-containing protein: protein MAEKNKITKEGFLKAYRILRFIKPYKWSFILGMGCLVVSSSMFMVFPAAAGEMANTAIGKGTWNLKVSQFGLLFLVILIIQGILSYFRTLFFARVSERGIADVRKALYQKLITQNISFFESQRVGELTSRITADVEQLQSAFSITLAEFIRQIVILVFGVIIIAWMAPHLSLIMLLTFPVIVISSMWFGRYIRSLSKKRQDSLASTNIIVEESFQSFSTVKAFTNENYEINRYSKSIMEMVDISMEYAKMRGVFFIFIITVLFGGLFFILWRGALMVQAGEMQAGDLFSFIIYTGIIGGAIAGLGNLYSTLAGSIGATERIQDIIGREVEITDQQLRENPTVKLRGKIEFMNIDFSYPSRTDVEVLKEINFKVDQGQRIALVGQSGAGKSTIIQLLMRFYEPSSGEIFIDDKPIEYYDLLAYRKNIAIVPQEILLFGGTIKENILYGKPSASDEEVIQAARLSNSLEFIQSFPDKFNTIVGERGIKLSGGQKQRIAIARAILRDPAILILDEATSSLDSESEKVVQDALDRLMLNRTSIIIAHRLSTVREADCIYVIKEGSIVESGKHLELLDLPNGIYRNLVSLQLEPDNAQAN from the coding sequence ATGGCAGAAAAAAATAAAATCACTAAAGAAGGTTTTTTAAAAGCCTATCGTATTCTTCGGTTTATCAAACCTTACAAATGGTCCTTCATATTAGGAATGGGTTGTCTGGTGGTGTCCAGCTCTATGTTCATGGTTTTTCCCGCCGCAGCAGGTGAAATGGCCAATACAGCCATTGGTAAAGGAACTTGGAATTTGAAAGTGTCTCAATTCGGATTATTATTTTTGGTAATTCTAATCATTCAGGGAATTTTGTCCTATTTCAGAACACTTTTTTTTGCCAGAGTAAGTGAGAGAGGAATAGCAGATGTACGAAAAGCTTTATACCAAAAATTAATCACACAGAATATTTCTTTTTTTGAAAGTCAAAGAGTTGGTGAATTGACCAGCAGGATCACAGCGGATGTTGAACAATTGCAAAGTGCTTTTTCCATCACCTTGGCTGAGTTTATTCGCCAGATTGTTATATTGGTTTTTGGAGTAATCATTATAGCCTGGATGGCACCTCATCTTTCCTTGATTATGTTGCTGACTTTTCCGGTAATAGTCATTAGTTCAATGTGGTTCGGTCGTTACATCAGGTCTCTTTCAAAAAAGAGGCAAGACAGTCTTGCTTCCACCAACATCATTGTAGAGGAAAGTTTTCAGTCATTTTCAACGGTAAAAGCATTTACAAATGAAAATTATGAAATCAACAGATACAGTAAATCAATCATGGAAATGGTAGACATCTCCATGGAATATGCCAAGATGCGTGGGGTGTTTTTTATATTTATAATTACGGTCCTGTTCGGGGGATTATTCTTTATCCTTTGGCGTGGAGCTTTGATGGTACAGGCTGGAGAAATGCAAGCAGGGGATCTGTTTTCATTCATCATTTATACCGGTATCATAGGAGGAGCCATAGCCGGTTTGGGAAATTTATATTCCACATTGGCGGGATCCATCGGCGCGACCGAAAGAATTCAGGACATCATAGGAAGGGAAGTTGAAATTACAGATCAGCAATTACGGGAAAATCCCACTGTTAAATTGCGCGGGAAGATAGAGTTCATGAACATTGACTTTTCATATCCTTCACGGACCGATGTGGAAGTACTTAAAGAAATTAACTTCAAAGTAGATCAAGGTCAAAGAATTGCATTGGTAGGTCAAAGTGGTGCAGGTAAATCAACAATTATACAACTCTTAATGAGGTTTTATGAACCGTCATCTGGAGAGATATTTATCGACGACAAACCAATTGAATATTATGACTTGCTGGCGTATAGAAAAAATATTGCAATAGTGCCACAGGAAATTCTACTTTTTGGTGGGACCATAAAGGAAAATATTCTTTACGGAAAACCATCTGCATCTGATGAGGAAGTGATTCAGGCAGCCAGGCTCTCTAATTCACTGGAATTCATCCAATCCTTTCCGGATAAATTTAATACCATTGTTGGAGAAAGAGGGATCAAATTAAGTGGAGGACAAAAACAACGCATTGCAATTGCCAGAGCGATCCTCCGCGATCCGGCCATCCTCATATTAGATGAAGCTACCTCTTCACTGGATTCTGAATCAGAAAAAGTGGTGCAAGATGCTCTGGATCGCCTTATGCTGAATCGAACCTCCATCATCATTGCGCATCGATTATCAACCGTCCGGGAGGCAGATTGCATTTATGTAATTAAGGAGGGAAGCATAGTAGAATCCGGCAAACATTTGGAATTGTTGGATTTGCCAAATGGCATTTACCGTAATTTGGTCAGCCTACAACTAGAACCTGATAATGCACAGGCGAATTAA